TTTGGGGTGGGGGACCATTCTCACTTTTAAGGCGCATTTCATACTTTTACGGCACAAATTTAATGCACCACCATGCTATTTAATGcaaaacttctttttttttttaattccaaTATTCAAATGGTTTCTTTATTTGCATGGACAGGTGAGCAATAACAGCAAAGCACTATAATATTTGTCCTTTTCTTCAAGGAACAATACATACACTATATAAAGGATTCACTGaaaataattttgttaaatattctGATTATGAATAAAATTAGTAactgaattgaattatgaataaAATTTTGAGTTGCTATTCTATCaagaaaatttgtaattttttttcttttttgaaggaATAAATGATGTTCGGTAATTcgttgtagcagattaaactatttTCCGTACTTAATGAGCTTGTAGGAAAGCAATTTAgttatgtttttgtttttgtttagttTTCACTTTTAGTatatagataataaaaataataatttgagttatTTATATTACCTTGGGGGCCAAAGTAGGCCTAAAGGTAGACTAATATGTTCGGTGAGTGTGTAGGACACCAGTCGCAGGTATAAGGACAGGAGACTACCTGCGATGTTGCAACACGGAGCTTGGATGTCACAACACAGTAAACAAAGTATCCAAAAGGAGCAGTCTTCCTTTGATGTCACAGCACAGGCTAGAATGTGTCGTGACATCGATATGACGAGGACACTTAATGAGCCAAGGGTGTTTCCATCTTCACAATGACCCTTAATGCAATATTGTCAGTCGAATTAGGCCAATGATTAGTGGCCAACCCTAGGTCTATAAATAGAGTTGTTCTGGACACTTTAGGGACAaattttacttagttttattttcacTTTCAGTTGTaatttagattttcttttagttttagtttttctttCAGTTTTCTATTTTGTTCTTCACGAGGATCAGATTGTAGTATCATCAACTCTTCAACGGATTATTGTTCGCACGTTTATAATTATATCAAGATTTTTCttatctttgttttttttttatctattctTAATGTTTATATTTTCCATCAATTGCATTGTGTTTGTTAAATCCATAGGGAACTAATCTGGTAAGGGAGATTAACGAGTGGATGTGGGATTAATTAACGACTATGTAGGGTTTCTTAGCGGAACAGCTCATTGGGATAGGAAAAACTTAAAACTCTAGGCTTGATGACCCTAAAAAGTTATACAGGTGGGAATAAACTCGAAATCGATATTGTTATCCGTGAAAACCTTACCCCAATCCGGTTTGGAATATGACTTTAAGAGATAAGTAATTATTGTTGACACATTAGGTTAGTGGAAGGCCGAGAGGCTCTGCTAGGTTAATGACTAGTTGATTTAATAGAACCCAAAATAGGAGTTAATTATGAACACTGGAGCGAGTTAGTCTTCTATCATTAAATCTAATAAAATCTGCAATCTATCTCCACCatagtttttattaattttttatgaaataggtTTTCTCATCACCTAAGGATTAATCATAATATAGTTTAGTTAAAGTGCTAACTAGACGATTAGCGTAGAAGTTAATCTTAGTTTAGTCTTACCTCgcttgggtatgatcctcggagtactcCAATACTtcattgtaaaactatattattgttgggaaatgtgcctatattgtagtaaacatataattatttttttatatatttgaacaatgaataattaaatttcacatttcactgttATGTCAGTTGTATTTCTGTCTTTTATATTTGCATGCATAATGATGTAGCCGTAAACCAACTAAAAATtcgacaaaggcaagtgcacctatcaattaatactACCGCCATGGTGAGAAAAGATATCGTTCCCTAGACTTCATCtatcattatcaatctaaattatgcaatttcttcacttagtatcttgatccgtagaaattcctaaattatgctaatatctttcTTCGAAAATAaaagcaactgactctaggttgattaattgaaatttctttctaattaaaacctctattttCGAGTTAACTAGATCTATGGACCCCCTATTAGATTTTACtgtaatctggtagatttatgccatcttatttctaggattgcatgcaactccacttaattatgctagctttactcttaaacagggtctattcctcctctgatttaagcacatcaaacatggattaatagtctagaaatatcaaactaagaattaagaacacataattgaaAACAAAATCCAagtatttattgcttaaaaatagaaatcaaataatataatccatcctaggtttcatctccctaggtatttggaaaattagttcataatagcaaataaaaacatctcaaagatagtataaccacaagaaataaagaaactcataataaacttcaaaaaaatcaaaaggaaatcttcaatcttgatggaaatctgtTTCAGAGTCAgtttcaatggtgttttttgagttgttttcttTAATATTCTCTAACAGCTCACTcatctctttttatttttgttatatataGGTCTTAAAATGCCCGAAAAACCTAAAAAATGCGCTTTCCCACAAGTTTGGAATGCGATTCATGATTTTCACATCGTctggcacatggccatgtggtagCTCGTGTGGCTCACAAGGTCATGTGCCTAGCCCGTGTAGCTCTTGAaacttatttcaattttttttcactcGTTTTTACttcttttgctcccaaatgcccTCCTAAGTacagaaacatgaatttaatggattaggagcataaaattcactattttaaattgaataatcatccaaaaacacattaaaaatgaggctaaaatatgttatatttatCACTTATCACATAGCAAAATTACgacaaacaaatattagctcattgattgtctaagtttgAACTGATGATAAGTTGCACTATAAGAACATTTACATTGCAAGAAAGGTAACTTACTTCGGTAGATAATATAAACAAGTCCGTAAtcctgtaaaagaatcaaagtgagcatttgattcaaatactaaaAAGGATTATTTTGTTGACTACAAATCCAATTACGAAGATGGTTAGTCTTGGCTATtggagcagttgactccacgagAAAAGACATAGATGTATTTATTGGCAAAATGATACACTGGactagacccaagatgaattaattcttaaTTCGTTTGTGAATTAactcacttgtgacattcatgttgtgatttacctaaatcttgagttagtcattgaccatgcgtatgtaactcatgtcctttgatataagtggaggcttatgctttaAAGATGATAGAGACGATAGCCGATATGtcgggtacatgacttgtgtatggcatgactttactagcaacagtggaattcatagctcaattaaagagttaacaatatcctctcattgacattatgtggattgataaatatggaatgtggcCACAGGTTGTTAGTTCTCgaatgagcaatttatcacagccatttgttgacagtggtcatattaatcattaagaagacacaacagtgacaatgatataaaataagattgtattgaATGAACGAATTTAActtaaaggaatcaaggatatcatataagggtaacacacacatgactaGGTCATTGGAAaaagtagttggatgaattgtttttgtaaagagtatacaataaggagttttcaatcatggtacttcttgtgaactgactccatgattaagtaattgtgaattatctgaatgatgcttctggacataattgcaattactagagcctaattgtatatgtctgattggtctctctgctagctcaacaaaagctcaatcGGATTGCATTTGAATtataagaaaattctacgactttgaaaataatttaattgagtcaatttattcaatataGAATTAAATTGGGCTATCGTAAGAATTGTTCACCTagagaatttaattaaataattttcttgaaaaattaatttgaaaaatctaagtgatttttgggaaaattaattttgatcaagtaaaattaaattaatcaaattaactaaaattaatatgatatttttggaaattaattttcaagtcagacaattggcctAATAGGTACTTGAACTTGAAAGTTGGACCTGAGATCGTAAGTTTGGCTCGAGAGCTTGAAACCGAGACGAAAACCCAAAAACTGGTCGAACCGAGCCTGGTATGTGAAACCAGGCTGACGATCCAGCCAGCTGGACTGGACCAGTCAGGCCGTCATTGGATTGGACCGATCGGTCTATAATTTGCCTAGACCAAATCGGTAAAAACCAAATAGATTGAGGTGTCGGCGGCTATGACAGTGGCATTCCGGTGGTCAAAAAATGGTTGGCAACAGTAGGTCTTCGGTGGTTGATGGTGGTATTCGTTCTGGTTACCCCATTCCCTCATTGGTCTCTTCTTACCATCACCCATTTCTAGTGGTCCATCCTCTGAATTATGCTCCACATCTATTCGATTCCATTTTTATTTTCCATAAAATTTGTGTCTCCTTCTAAGTTCAACTCTAAGACCGGATCATATTGAGTTATAGCATCACCATAAGTCTCCCTTACCCCCTCACATCTTAACCATCTGCTACTCATTGTCATAGCTTTCCTTAATTAGGCTCAAATCAACAAATCCCATCCCATTTCCACTTCTTTCAACACGTTTGCCATTCGGATTTGACAGAATGAATCGTTGTGTCCCAAATGACCACAAAAAAAGCAAATAGAGTAAGTGTTTCATACTTGAAACTAACAAACTAGCATTTACCTAGGGCAAACATAAGATTCTTCTTTCTTCTAAGAGGATGCCTAACATCCACTTTTACCCGGATCGGCATATAATTGTTCAAACCCCTCTCTAAATTTTCAGTATCATACTCTAGGAATTCCCCCCACAAAATCTCCCAATTGTTTTGTTATATGCTCAGAGAAAAAACTTGGTGGTAATTCATGGACTTGTACCCAAAACCTTACATAAAGTAGGGGTGCTTTTAGAGGATTTTCTCCATCCACCAATCAATGAGTCAACAGAAGATGATTATTGAGGATCCAAGGATCACCATTTTGCACCCGATCTAGATCcattttatgaaataaatgaaataaaaaacgTTTTTCTCCCATATCTGTAATTTGGACCCCTCTCACCGGGTGCTAGAGATTAGCCACAGTGCTTCTCATAGTTAGAAAGCACCCTACTAAGAAACGATCATAGTTCTCCTTTACATGCTCATCCTTATTTTGGATCTGTAAGATCTCCTTCTCCTCATCATCCAAAGAAAGATTAGCCAAATAATTTTCCATACAGTCCAAAATCAATCAAAAAAGATTATCAGCTCCCCATCACCACTGTCtcagaaacaaataaaaaaagaagaaaaaataataataataaataaaaaccctaaaattgAAACATGCTAGAATTGTAGACTCTTTAAAAACtattataaacaaatatattattagtGTGTTATTTCATTTAagttgttttaaattttaaattatagtaAAACCTCTATTTTTCTTAGCTCGAATGGTTTTAAACACTTGCTTTATGATTTGGTAATGTTTTTGTATGTGTTCAATGTCTCGAAATGATTTCTAATAATATTTGAATCTTCATAGACTTTACCAGTttgatttaaataacattaatatGCGACGAAACATATATTTTTACCAAAGAAAATTTTTTGTTTAAACTTGAGAGTTTCCAATAGCATCTCTCATTCGTACCATATGTCAGAGCGGGTAAGGTGTGTTACATGGTGCCATTTAAATTTTGATGGAAAATAACCATCTATGGATAAAGAAATAAATTGTAGAATGTAGAAGAAGAACGACATTGCAAGATACAAGGATATAGAATATAAAAGAAGCAACCAAGGTTCTAAGAACCGAACCAGTGGTCAAACTGATCATTCCACCAGTTTGCTAGTTTGATTGGCCCGTctgattcaattaaataaatcattaaaaatttaaaaaaaccgGTTCAACCGCTTAATGCAATCGATTCGTATTGATTCCCAAGTCAACTAGTCTAATGACTTTCTCCAGGCTAATATCCCGATTGATTGTCAATCCAACCAATCCAATTGACATGTTCGATTTGATTCAAACATTattaaaaaaatgaacaaaaccCTAAAAAAAATAAGCATAGATTTGGGATGGGCTTAAAAAGTAAGTCCAAAAACATTTTGGATGGATTGATCTAGATACCCATCCAAATAACTCTAGTCCAAAagaaatttttaatgaatttaagataataaataaaaataattttggtaaataaaatattttcaaataaaatgtaatttttcataaaatataaagGGTATCATGTTTatacaacatatatatatatgtaatatatattatttttaaaaaacataTCGATGAATTCAAAATGATAGATCAAAACATGCTGATATCAATATGCACTAATaccaataaaaaatatatatggtACTTTGATTCTAGTGCTTATAAATATACCTTTCTTGCTATTacaaattaaagaattaaattatttGCAGCTTAATTACCAATTTGattgattttattatttatattacgTAATTCACGTCCCATTAGCAAATATTTGAATTCAAGTCCTGTAATTATGTAACCTTGATTTGGttgttttaattatgtaataTACATAATAAATATCATTTTCTAAAATCAGTCTTCAATTTAATATTAGTTAATATTGGATTCACGTCcaataatttgataaaattaaatcatattAAGCTAATATCACATAATACAGATTTCATTTTATATTTACAACAACATTTCCATTTTATTTAAAGTGAAATGTAATGTGGCTAAGCTATTGAAGTTTTCATAATTCATAAAGTATTAAAACTGCTTTGGGCTCCAGAAATTGGGCCTTCATTGAATTTGGACTTGGATCACTATTACCTAAAAATTTAAGGACCCAACTAAAACAAAGACATTTTCAACAACTCAATTTGGTCTTTCAGTTAAACCAAatctttaattcaattcatcaaaccATTTTAAAGATATTGAAGCTCAATTATTGCAAAATTTTAACTCAAAATGTCAATAAATAAATGTTCTTTAAGAAAATAGTAAATCATaatcagatatatcataaaatatgtattttattaaatggtataaatcatatatattagaTTAGATTAGATTACAAGGTCTAAAGATTACATACACAACTTAATGGGTaaatattactatttttttataaatttaaataaataaaatttaatgtcttaagtaaaatttgaaatgGTTAgatgatttttgaaattttttctcaataaaataaatatatataattatcataAACCATAAATAATACTATaatgaatataaatattatataattttatgtaaGATAactagataaataatttttatttttttattttttaaaatctataaaatattcACAATtattgtataaaattattaaaaagatagtattttaatttcttattttaacatatatttgtCTATCTTCTTGCTTTCAATTATTTTTCTATGTCagcaattattttaattttagtattaaattaaaataaattacattttaattaatacatattggcttgacacacgaccgtgtaacgtCGACAGTGTTATTTTATATTTGTTGATTTTCGAGTTTCTCGTTACACACCTGGAGGTTTTCTAACGTGAAATCAACAATCGAGTACTCCCACACCTAAATCAACAGTTAACACAACTTAAATCAGTAACGGTTTACAAATTTACATGAAAGTCGCTCACACATAACTAATTAAAACCCTCCAAAACGAATGTCCCTTATAACGAATCGAACTAATTAGATAACACCCTCTCAAATTAACACCACAACCACAGAATTTCTAGAAATCCCTAAACGTCCAAAGACCACTTTCAACAAAAGAATAACAAAAATAATCAAAACCTTACCTTTTAACGGTTTGCAGCCAACAAAACAGGGATTAAGTGTTACAAAAAGAATTTATCAAATCAAGAAAATAATAAATCTTTAATAGTGCAAAAGAACTAAGCAAAAAGGgtgaaacaaattaagaaatcgtggaatttggaaaagaagaaaaaaagaaacagacttcaaaccaaaaattaaaaaattatatagaaAATTGAAGGAACGAGGGGGTATGGAAACGTGCCAATCTGTTTTGGTTTTTGGgaatttagaaaaataattaaaataattaaaataataaaagatattaACCACCCAAacaacctaattttttttttaattcttacaCAATTCAAAACCCAATCAAACTCTACCATCAGGCGATTCAAACAATAATAGCAAAAAAAAAGGCCAAATTGCTGATTCAAAGAGATGTGGATACTATTGTTGAATCAAGTCCTCAAGTTTCCACGTAGCTTCCTTAGTGCCATGATTCCGCCACGGAATCTTTACCAAAGGAATGGAATTCCCTCTGAAGACTTTAAtgtctcgatccaaaatctgaatcGGCTCTTCCTCAAATGTCAAAGCTGGTCTAACGTCAATCTCCTCAACAAAAACAATATGAGATAGGTCCAACCGATACTACCTCAACATGGAGACATGGAACACACCATGAATACAGTTCAGCTTTGGAGGTATCTCTAATTGATAGGCGACTGGTTCCACACGTTTCAGAATCtgatatggcctaatgaacctagggttcaacttgcccttatgTCTAAACTGTAGAACCTTCTTCCAAGAGATACTTTAAGGAAAACATAGTcctccacagaatactcaatatcTCGCCTCTTTAGATCCgaataagacttctgtctattagAAGCCATATTAAGCCAATCCTGaatcagtctaactttatcctcagtcTCGGAAACCAACTGAGAACCCAAAACccgtcgctcacccaactcaatccaacacaacagagtacgacacttacgaccatacatagcctcgtaaagtgccatttgaatactagaCTGGAAACTATAATTGTAGGCGAACTCGACTAATGGCAGAAACTCCTCCCAACTACTTCGAAAATCGATCACAAAATTTTgaaacatatcctccagtatctgaatcaccctattAGATAATAAAGTATTGAAGTCTAATCTTGAACCCAAAGCCTCGTAAAGCTTTCTCCAAAATCGAGAAGTGAaatgaggatctctatcagaaataatcaaGACAGGAACCTCATAAAGTCTCatgatctcagaaacatataacttagcTAACTTCTGAAGGGAGTAATCTATCCTAACAGGAATGAAGTGGGTAgacttggtcaattgatccacgatAACCCATACAGAattcttcttagtgggtgttaagggcaacccactaacaaagtccataatCAACCGTTCCCATTTCTATAGGGAATCTTTATgggttgaagtaaacctgaaggcaattggtgctcagccttaacctattGGCACGTTAGACACTGAGAAACAAAATATGTTACCTTCCGTTTCAACCTTGACCACTAGTATAACTCAcgcaaatcacaatacatcttgtTTCCATTGCGATACATATCATATGAGCTACTATGTGCTTCCCACAGAATTGACTGCCTCAAATCAAAGTCGTTAGGTACATAAACCTATCCTCAGAAACACAAAACTCCATCACTGTTCAGCCCAAAATCAAGCATACTATCATCCTCCACCTAATGGAATCGCAGAACCAAATAATTATCCTCCAACTGTTTAACCCGAATCAAATCAATCTAAGTCGGCTTAACTTGTAACTCGGCTaacagactcccatcatcaaacagacttaGGCGAACAAACATCGCCTATAAATCAGACATTGCTCTACGACTAAGAGCATCAGCCATCATATTGGCTTTATCGAGATGATACTCAATAATACAGTCGTAATCCTTGAGCAACTCAATTCATCTACGTTTTTTAAGGTTTAACTCATTATGAGTAAGgaaatacttgaggctcttgtgattggtgtaaatgatacacctctcactatacaaataatgcctccaaactTTTAAGGCAAAGACAACCGCAGCTAACTCAAGAACGTGCGTAGCATAGTTGCACTCGTATAACATAAGTTGTCAAAACGCATAAGCCACTATCTTACtgtcttgcatcagaacac
The Gossypium arboreum isolate Shixiya-1 chromosome 10, ASM2569848v2, whole genome shotgun sequence genome window above contains:
- the LOC108487807 gene encoding uncharacterized protein LOC108487807 produces the protein MDFVSGLPLTPTKKNSVWVIVDQLTKSTHFIPVRIDYSLQKLAKLYVSEIMRLYEVPVLIISDRDPHFTSRFWRKLYEALGSRLDFNTLLSNRVIQILEDMFQNFVIDFRSSWEEFLPLVEFAYNYSFQSSIQMLVSETEDKVRLIQDWLNMASNRQKSYSDLKRRDIEYSVEDYVFLKVSLGRRFYSLDIRYRLDLSHIVFVEEIDVRPALTFEEEPIQILDRDIKVFRGNSIPLVKIPWRNHGTKEATWKLEDLIQQ